From one Luteolibacter sp. SL250 genomic stretch:
- a CDS encoding LamG-like jellyroll fold domain-containing protein translates to MRPFIPAFTCLLLLAAANGVSAQIHTDRPAPLALPLPDKAESFDFAVFGDRTGGVPAGIKVLEQAVAETNLISPDLVMTIGDLVQGYNGTEEWLTQMKEYRGTMGKLRMPWFPVAGNHDIYFRGDGKPQGEHEASYEKHFGPLWYWFAHKGSGFLVLFSDEGNLDTPDVRRSFKDPAQQKFSGPQLAWVRKSLEEMKDLKNVFVFMHQPRWDLDRYPGSNWAEVHGMLAAHGGVRACFAGHIHRLRHDGVKDGIQYHTLATTGGNSAGNYPDAGFLHHINLVSVRADGVSVSTIPVGSVMDPSIHTAERTNEISRARAIRPKAVTPFELDAAGKGSAAYPLEIPNPTKHPLEVTVTVRDSKGWTVTPASRTATIPPGGKGTVSFDVASDGAGFGGKYRVPGLTMDTYLLEGEKRTQLPPKVIPLEIRLGQLPDEAFIPAEETTAAHMRDRESGMKVESAGYDLPDGPFTLEARVYPEALLDSCGIVSKTQDSEYGLISRGNEVHFVVHLNGKYVRLKSGPVLKPGVWTDLAAVYDGSEARLYVDGKQVAAAPASGKRTRNKLPLYIGADTTADGLPGRSFQGSIDEVKLSKRALHTATYTPPERRDVDGDTVLLFHIDRMVAGRLPDRSASHAHAFPVGRPMLRVVKH, encoded by the coding sequence TAGCGGAGACCAACCTCATCAGTCCGGATCTGGTCATGACCATCGGCGACCTGGTGCAGGGCTACAATGGCACGGAGGAATGGCTCACCCAGATGAAGGAATACCGCGGCACCATGGGGAAGCTGCGCATGCCGTGGTTCCCAGTCGCGGGAAACCATGACATCTACTTCCGCGGCGATGGGAAGCCACAGGGCGAGCACGAGGCGTCCTATGAGAAGCATTTCGGCCCGCTGTGGTACTGGTTCGCGCACAAGGGCAGTGGCTTCCTCGTCCTCTTCTCGGATGAAGGGAACCTGGACACGCCCGACGTGCGCCGCTCGTTCAAGGACCCGGCGCAGCAGAAGTTCAGCGGGCCGCAGCTCGCGTGGGTCCGGAAGTCGCTGGAGGAGATGAAGGACCTGAAGAATGTCTTCGTCTTCATGCACCAGCCGCGCTGGGACCTGGACCGCTACCCCGGCAGCAACTGGGCGGAGGTGCACGGCATGCTGGCCGCCCATGGCGGGGTGCGCGCCTGCTTCGCCGGGCATATCCACCGCCTGCGGCACGATGGTGTGAAGGACGGCATCCAGTACCACACGCTGGCCACCACCGGCGGTAACAGCGCGGGCAACTACCCGGACGCCGGATTCCTCCACCACATCAACCTCGTCTCCGTGCGTGCGGATGGCGTGAGTGTCTCCACCATCCCCGTCGGCAGCGTGATGGATCCTTCCATCCACACCGCGGAGCGCACGAATGAGATCTCCCGCGCGCGCGCCATCCGGCCGAAGGCGGTGACTCCCTTCGAACTGGACGCCGCTGGCAAGGGCTCCGCCGCCTACCCGCTGGAAATCCCCAACCCCACGAAGCATCCGCTGGAGGTCACCGTGACCGTGAGGGATTCCAAGGGCTGGACCGTCACCCCGGCCAGCCGCACCGCCACCATCCCGCCCGGCGGCAAAGGAACGGTGAGCTTTGATGTCGCCAGCGATGGCGCGGGCTTTGGCGGTAAATACCGCGTCCCCGGACTGACCATGGACACCTACCTCCTGGAAGGTGAAAAGCGGACCCAACTGCCGCCGAAGGTGATCCCACTGGAAATCCGCCTCGGCCAACTGCCGGATGAGGCATTCATCCCGGCGGAGGAAACCACCGCAGCCCACATGCGGGACCGTGAGTCCGGGATGAAGGTGGAGTCCGCCGGCTATGATCTGCCGGACGGCCCGTTCACCCTGGAGGCCCGCGTGTATCCGGAGGCGCTGCTGGATTCCTGCGGCATCGTCTCGAAGACCCAGGACTCGGAATACGGCCTGATTTCCCGTGGCAACGAAGTGCATTTCGTCGTCCACCTGAATGGCAAATACGTGCGCCTGAAGTCCGGGCCGGTCCTCAAGCCGGGAGTCTGGACGGATCTGGCCGCCGTCTATGATGGCTCCGAAGCGAGGCTCTATGTGGATGGCAAGCAGGTCGCCGCAGCACCCGCCTCCGGCAAGCGCACGCGCAACAAGCTGCCCCTCTACATCGGCGCGGACACCACTGCGGATGGCCTCCCGGGCCGTTCGTTCCAGGGTTCGATTGATGAGGTGAAGCTCAGCAAGCGCGCGCTCCACACCGCCACCTACACGCCGCCGGAACGCCGGGATGTGGATGGGGATACGGTGCTGCTGTTCCACATCGACCGCATGGTGGCGGGCCGCCTGCCGGACAGGTCCGCATCCCACGCCCACGCCTTCCCGGTTGGCAGGCCGATGCTCCGCGTGGTGAAGCACTGA
- a CDS encoding CHAD domain-containing protein, whose protein sequence is MNHRNHIDPAADLDDEIRRISGRRIAGSLKWLRRIREQPAEAVHEVRKDLKRLRALVRLLQDTLGKRRHRKLQRDLRNAGRLLSAFRDAEVRLQLVKNLVDQSDPAARRALEEAVERIQSVHQGTVKTEDLEEAADEVMTLLRGARRRLRVWVVPSEGLGKQMEGALFRSFEKARLAMRRTLIHPVAENFHDWRKACKTLRHQLDLVMQPGGEGGEHPRIGTLHELSEHLGNLNDLDVLEESLEPLAEGTLDIAGLSAIRRELEERRTELVRESWAAGEGIFSREAENFIPLRGHCPAFSETWLDSPG, encoded by the coding sequence ATGAATCATCGCAACCACATCGACCCCGCGGCGGACCTGGATGATGAAATCCGGAGAATCTCCGGCCGCAGGATCGCCGGATCCTTGAAATGGTTGCGGAGGATTCGCGAACAACCCGCGGAGGCCGTCCATGAGGTGCGCAAGGACCTGAAGCGGCTGCGCGCGTTGGTGCGGCTGCTGCAGGATACCCTGGGGAAACGCCGCCACCGGAAGCTGCAAAGAGATCTCCGCAATGCCGGGCGGCTGCTCTCCGCCTTCCGCGATGCGGAAGTGAGGCTGCAACTCGTGAAAAACCTGGTGGACCAGTCCGACCCCGCCGCGCGCAGGGCGCTGGAGGAGGCTGTGGAGCGCATCCAGTCCGTTCATCAGGGGACGGTGAAGACGGAGGATTTGGAAGAAGCGGCGGATGAAGTGATGACACTGCTCCGCGGCGCACGCCGCCGCCTGCGTGTCTGGGTGGTTCCCTCCGAAGGGCTGGGCAAACAGATGGAGGGCGCGCTTTTCCGTTCTTTTGAAAAGGCGCGGCTGGCCATGCGCCGCACGCTGATCCACCCCGTGGCGGAGAATTTCCACGACTGGCGGAAGGCCTGCAAGACGCTGCGCCACCAACTGGACCTGGTGATGCAGCCCGGCGGGGAGGGTGGGGAGCATCCACGGATCGGGACGTTGCACGAGCTGTCCGAGCATCTGGGGAACCTCAATGATCTGGATGTGCTGGAGGAGTCGTTGGAACCCCTCGCGGAAGGCACGCTGGACATCGCCGGGCTGTCCGCCATCCGGCGGGAACTGGAGGAACGCCGGACCGAATTGGTGCGGGAAAGTTGGGCGGCAGGTGAGGGGATCTTCAGCCGGGAAGCGGAGAATTTCATTCCGTTGCGGGGACATTGCCCCGCTTTTTCAGAAACTTGGCTTGATTCCCCAGGATAG
- the hisG gene encoding ATP phosphoribosyltransferase — translation MPENTLKIAIPKGSLEQPTIELLSKAGYEIYVSSRGLRPASNDSELDVFLIRAQEVGRYISQGFLDCGITGYDWACEYEDDLVDLAELPYSRATVRPTKWVLVVPEDSPIQKPEDLQGKRIATEGVGITERYLKQKGITADVEFSWGATEVKVPDLVDAIVDVTETGSSIKANRLRIVDTLLTSFPHFYASKTATLDPWKKEKMERIALLIKGALAARGKVGLKMNLPTAKLPEVLEKLPSLRRPTVSQLAEEGWVAVETVIDEVIVRDIIPALKLLGAEGIIEYPLNKIVP, via the coding sequence ATGCCGGAAAACACACTCAAGATCGCCATTCCAAAGGGCAGCCTTGAGCAGCCCACCATCGAGCTGCTCTCGAAGGCGGGCTACGAAATCTATGTTTCGTCCCGTGGACTGCGCCCCGCTTCGAACGACTCCGAACTGGATGTCTTCCTCATCCGTGCCCAGGAAGTCGGTCGTTACATCAGCCAGGGCTTCCTGGACTGCGGCATCACCGGCTACGACTGGGCCTGCGAATATGAGGATGACCTGGTCGATCTCGCCGAGCTTCCTTATTCCCGTGCCACCGTGCGCCCGACGAAGTGGGTGTTGGTCGTACCGGAAGATTCCCCGATCCAGAAACCGGAAGACCTTCAGGGCAAGCGCATCGCCACCGAAGGCGTCGGCATCACCGAGCGTTATCTGAAGCAGAAGGGCATCACCGCCGATGTCGAATTCTCCTGGGGTGCCACCGAGGTGAAGGTGCCGGATCTGGTGGATGCCATCGTGGACGTGACCGAGACCGGTTCCTCCATCAAGGCCAACCGTCTGCGCATCGTTGACACCCTCCTCACCTCGTTCCCGCACTTCTACGCCAGCAAGACAGCGACGCTCGATCCTTGGAAAAAGGAAAAGATGGAGCGCATCGCCCTGCTCATCAAGGGCGCTCTCGCCGCACGCGGAAAAGTGGGTCTCAAGATGAACCTGCCAACGGCGAAACTGCCGGAAGTGCTCGAAAAACTCCCGTCCCTCCGCCGTCCCACCGTCTCCCAGCTTGCGGAAGAAGGTTGGGTCGCCGTGGAGACAGTGATTGACGAAGTGATCGTTCGGGACATTATCCCGGCCCTCAAGCTCCTCGGAGCCGAAGGGATCATCGAGTATCCGCTCAACAAGATCGTTCCCTGA
- a CDS encoding AURKAIP1/COX24 domain-containing protein, giving the protein MGSIKKRRKTKINKHKRKKRMKQNRHKKRLRYKS; this is encoded by the coding sequence ATGGGCTCCATCAAGAAACGCCGTAAGACCAAGATCAACAAGCACAAGCGCAAGAAGCGCATGAAGCAGAACCGCCACAAGAAGCGCCTCCGCTACAAGTCCTAG
- a CDS encoding RNA pseudouridine synthase yields MSLQVVVDFQVIAESPDWIVVNKPAPLIVHPANRKPEPTLLGGIEILFSYEMENGACPAIVTRLDRDTSGIVLVAMHTAAARELGMVFERREARKEYLALVHGWPEMDEWECRVPILRAGEIGTSTIWVRQIAHEGGKPCSTRFLVERRFERVEGRFSLVRCFPETGRMHQLRVHLAHGGHPIVGDKLYSGDGAEYIEWMRTGWTEDLKSRLHLPRHALHAAVLEVPWAGGKVEWRSDLPPDLANFMAGAEVADTPGVVIWSRHD; encoded by the coding sequence ATGAGCCTCCAGGTGGTCGTTGATTTCCAGGTGATCGCCGAATCACCGGACTGGATCGTGGTCAACAAGCCCGCTCCGCTCATCGTCCATCCGGCGAACCGCAAGCCGGAGCCGACCTTGCTCGGTGGGATCGAGATTCTCTTTTCCTACGAGATGGAGAACGGCGCCTGCCCGGCCATTGTCACGCGGCTGGACCGTGACACCAGCGGCATCGTGCTGGTGGCCATGCACACCGCCGCAGCGCGGGAACTGGGAATGGTTTTCGAGAGACGGGAGGCGCGGAAGGAATACCTCGCCTTGGTCCATGGCTGGCCGGAAATGGATGAGTGGGAATGCCGCGTGCCCATCCTGCGTGCCGGTGAGATCGGCACGTCCACCATATGGGTTCGCCAGATCGCACATGAAGGAGGGAAGCCATGTTCCACGCGTTTCCTCGTCGAGCGGCGTTTCGAGCGTGTGGAGGGCAGATTTTCCCTCGTCCGCTGCTTTCCGGAAACCGGGCGAATGCACCAGCTCCGGGTCCATCTCGCCCACGGCGGCCATCCCATCGTGGGGGACAAGCTCTATTCGGGAGACGGTGCGGAATACATCGAGTGGATGCGTACCGGTTGGACGGAGGATCTGAAGTCCCGCCTGCATCTGCCGCGCCATGCGCTGCATGCGGCGGTGCTTGAAGTGCCCTGGGCGGGCGGAAAGGTGGAATGGCGTTCGGATCTGCCGCCGGACCTCGCCAATTTCATGGCAGGTGCGGAGGTGGCGGATACGCCCGGAGTTGTCATCTGGAGCCGCCACGACTAG
- a CDS encoding Nif3-like dinuclear metal center hexameric protein, whose product MAFLDEVVAYLDGELNTTGIPDYPGAMNGLQLQNSGGVPRIIAAVDASLPVITKAAVGGPGLLIVHHGMFWQGAQALTGAFYRKIRTAMDADLAIYASHLPLDFHPRWGNNIRLAQAIDLEEITPFMETKGLAMGLRGTWRGGRDSLVSTVGKAVGGPVHLCPGGPAEISRVGLATGGAGSEIAKAAAEGIDTFITGEGPHWSYPLAEELGVNLLYAGHYATETFGVKALAAMLGERLGTPWSFIDHPTGL is encoded by the coding sequence ATGGCTTTTCTCGATGAGGTGGTGGCGTATCTGGATGGGGAACTCAATACGACCGGGATTCCGGACTACCCGGGGGCCATGAATGGTCTCCAGCTCCAGAACTCCGGCGGGGTTCCCCGTATCATTGCCGCGGTGGATGCTTCCCTGCCGGTCATCACAAAGGCTGCGGTTGGTGGTCCCGGCCTCCTCATTGTCCACCATGGCATGTTCTGGCAGGGTGCCCAGGCGCTCACCGGCGCGTTTTACCGGAAGATACGGACGGCGATGGATGCGGATCTGGCAATCTATGCGTCCCATCTGCCGCTGGATTTCCATCCTCGGTGGGGGAACAACATCCGCCTCGCACAGGCGATCGACCTGGAGGAGATCACGCCATTCATGGAAACCAAAGGGCTGGCGATGGGCCTGCGCGGCACTTGGCGGGGTGGGAGGGATTCGCTCGTTTCCACCGTTGGAAAGGCGGTTGGCGGGCCGGTGCATCTCTGTCCCGGCGGTCCGGCGGAGATTTCGCGCGTCGGACTGGCCACGGGAGGGGCGGGAAGTGAGATCGCGAAGGCGGCTGCGGAAGGTATTGATACCTTCATCACCGGAGAGGGTCCTCATTGGAGCTATCCCTTGGCGGAGGAATTGGGCGTGAACCTGCTCTATGCCGGACATTACGCGACGGAAACCTTCGGCGTGAAGGCGCTTGCCGCCATGCTGGGAGAGCGTCTAGGCACTCCATGGAGCTTCATCGACCACCCGACCGGACTTTGA
- a CDS encoding DNA-3-methyladenine glycosylase, translating into MKTWITVQLPGADLTPDFFRRPPGVCARELIGCIFRWNGCEGRIVETESYEEFDDPACHTWNRPGARRFIAGHDAGAAYVYLNYGVHWLFNVLTKSQEGNGFVLFRALEPTVGLDKMRQRRGVSDEKGLCSGPGKLTKALEINGNHHGLNFLEGRSTGIRRGGQVEIITGRRIGISRAEERPWRYGMAASNCLSRKF; encoded by the coding sequence TTGAAAACCTGGATCACCGTCCAGCTCCCCGGAGCGGATCTCACCCCGGATTTCTTCCGTCGCCCACCCGGGGTCTGTGCGCGGGAGCTCATCGGGTGCATCTTTCGGTGGAACGGCTGTGAAGGTCGTATTGTTGAGACTGAATCCTATGAAGAATTCGATGATCCGGCGTGCCACACCTGGAACCGCCCGGGTGCCCGCAGGTTCATCGCCGGACACGATGCCGGTGCTGCCTACGTCTACCTCAACTACGGAGTTCATTGGCTGTTCAATGTATTGACCAAATCCCAGGAGGGGAACGGATTTGTCTTATTCAGGGCGTTGGAGCCCACCGTGGGTTTGGATAAAATGCGCCAACGACGTGGAGTTTCCGATGAGAAGGGACTTTGTTCAGGACCCGGGAAACTTACCAAAGCTTTGGAAATCAATGGAAATCACCATGGTTTGAATTTCCTGGAGGGAAGATCCACCGGGATCAGACGGGGTGGCCAGGTGGAGATCATCACGGGGCGAAGGATTGGTATCAGCCGGGCTGA